CCATTGAATCACTGACCCACTGGTAAGACAAAAGTCAATATATTCaatagacatggagaaaagaaaaaattcaattttttaaattatctttctttttatttgtcttttttttggtctttctgtcttttctagggctgcacatgcacaaaaaaaaaaaagaattttaaaaattgaattgattttcttttctccctatcTATTGAATATAATTGACTTTTGTCCTAGAAaagtggattcgttaaccactgagctacgatgggaacttctaaattatttttctaagtgaTCTTTATATTAACCCAGTTAAAAATGGAGAGCAGGGAATGTCACTACATTGAAATGGATTCCttccaaacaatttttaaaaagctttcaggaagttcccgtcatggcgcagtagaaacaaatcagagtaggaactatgaggttgcgggtttgatctctggacttgctcagtgggttaaggatccagtgttgccatgagctgtggtgtaagtcacagacgtggctcagatcccacattgctgtggctctggtgcaggccagtggcaacagccctgattagacccgtagcctgggaacctccatatgctgcaggtgcagccctaaaatgccaaaaaaaaaaaaaaaggctttcagttatcatttttttttaatttaatgtgtaTGCGTGTGGGGGAAGCTTTGGGGGAAGTGGTTAAGGATGAGGAGACagggaagaagaacaaagaagaggaagaaaaggtggGATAGAAGTGAAAAGGCAGACCCTGAAGATAACTAAATGGAACTGGGGAATGAAGTCAAAAAGCTTCTTGGGGAAGGGCTTAGCCTGGTTTCTTTGGGCTGTGAACTTTAGAGTATGTGGAACAGCATTGCCTATCAGTGCTACTTTGCAAGTGATGATTAGCTGGCTAAACATAATCATGGTACACAAttctttatctgatttttatctttaccaccaccaggaaggaaaaaaaaaaatgtatgggtaCCTAATGAAATACTATTCTAGAGATGTAAAGAGCTATGAACACTGATGCCACTTCACAAGTGGGATGAAATAAAGCCACAGGCAGGATGGTTAAAAAGGCTGCAGTGCTGAGGTGCCTGGCAGACTTTGGTATAGACTCTTGGTAAAGAGGTGGATCTTGAAATTAGAGAGACTAGTTCGATTTCTTACCAGCTGTCTGGCATTGGCAAAGTTGCTTAAACTCTCTAAGTTTCAGATTCCTCATCCAGAAAATGAGGGTGATTTAAATGAGAGAATGTACGTGGAACATGTAGCATAAGGTTTAGTTAGTAAACAGTGTGCTCAATAAAGGATAATGCTTCTTATCCATAAATTACAGGTAAAGAAGCAATAAAacagcttggattttttttttttttcaaaattagaatgCATCTCATAGTAATGCAACTTCTCCTATTTCGAAAATCAGGTAAGATAcgatttctattgcttttatcCTTAAGCCAGAGGATGGCTTCACTGTTAAAttctttgatttgattttttaaggaGAGATTTCATCCTGAAAAAAATTGCCTACTGAAGGCAGTGAGTTTTTCCTAAGTTTGGTGGGTTCATTGACATTGTTTTTCCATCCAAAACTTCTTATTAATGCCCAAACTTACTGTTTGTCCAAAACAtgaacaaacgaacaaaaaatcCAATGCTCATCTCCAACCATGCAACCTCACTTATATTACTTTAAGCTTTAAGGTTAGAAATTTTCTTCTAATTCCTAAGTCGTCAGCCAGGTAATATGTGATTGACTGAGACCTAAGCTGGGAGCTAGCTCTTCTACTGGTTGGAGCTGGGCTGGCTTTGTACTAGCAGTAATCTACTTGTTGCACATACCTGTTCAAAGTAGCAAAGTGTTTCTTACTACAGACATAGGCATTAGAGTGTGtcaaagttttataaatatatacatatgtatatatatatatatatatgctctaaTTTTTGTCTGCATTCTTCTTTCAATACAGATATAGCTTATACAATACAAATGCATTCTAATTCTTAGAGATTAATTTAGGCCAGACTGGCACTTAGAGAATAAAATatcagttttattatttgttaaggCTTAGGGCATCCCTCATTGAGCATGCAATGTATAAGTACTATGACACAGATACAAAGTCAAAGGCCCAATGTAGGGTCAATAAGATGGAGAAGGATCAGGCTCAATAAGATGGAGAGCCAATAAGTTGGAGAAGCACTGGAATATGAGAAGGTCTGGTAACCCCCAAGTATTTTCTGCAAAATTTCTATGTATACATCTGCGTAGGTTCACTTATCTGGACATTTCCATAGTTTCAAGCAAAAGTAAGACTGTACTTTCGTTGCTATCAGTATTCTTCTTAAGGAATAGTTACTGGAGGAAATATAAGAGGAACCTAGAAACAGGCTACCACAACACATGAGGATGTTGTACAGAGCTTGTGGTGTCCCGCTGCCCATTTCTTGGGTGGAAgtcaaaaataagcaaacaaaaaagcaaacaagaaaacaaaaaaagtagtgGCCATAGGAGAAAGTGAGATTAACCAGAAATAGCTTGCCAGGCCCTCAAGTTTAAGGAGGATTCGAGTGGTGGGGTTGGAGGGTAAGATTAGTTTTCTTTTAGCAAAAGAGCAAAGCAATTACAGCATGAGAggtccagcttttttttttttttttttttaaatgcaaagtaaAGATAAATTTACAAGGACTTTCTTGCTCCTATGCCCTGGAGTTAAAAGTCACTTTCTAGGAAATGCAGGAAATGCAGGTTGCAAGCTAGAGGCAAGCACCCCAGATCAGAGGGCTACTTGGCTTGCAGTCAAGCCAGAGCTGAGCCTCAGCAAGTTCTATGGGGTGGCTGTTGGTGTTGCCTGGAGGCAGAGAGGGCTTCTTTTCACAGCCCTAGGTCTAGTTAGCGCTGTGGTGCAAACCTGCAAGTCCATGCCAGGcttcactgcagtgacagcaccattACCTTCCAGCAGAGGCAAGATCTTTTGCAAGGGCGATTCTTCTCCAGTCCCTCTGCAGCTCACCACCATGTCAGGCTTCTGTCTGATCACAGGCTTTGCTGGGCTTCTGGTTTTATCCTCTGCCTCCTCAGCTTCTGCTCAAAGTCCACCAGAGCGGAGTGATAAGGGGAGCACATTCATTTGCTGTTTGTGTGTGCCAGGTGGCCTAGCAGAATCCCAGTTCCACTCAACTAATATTTGCTGCGCTCTGCTACCCCATCTGGATTCTCTCCTTGCCCCTCACACGGAATCTGTGTTGGCCGAATTTCCCACAGACTTGAAGGGATGTTGCTCAGAGTGGTTGGAGATGAAGGGAACCCCGGGGCCCCTCCTCTGCAGGGAATACCCAGGCAGAGGCGACTTTAAAGGCGACTTCTCGGGTCTCTGGAGCATTTCACAAACATGCACCTATGTGCAAATATCTATACTTTATATGTttgaaagtgcaaaaaaaaaagtgaatgaaacgAAGAAGCTAGTGAGATGTGGGTCTCCACTAAACTGTCAAAATCCCATCTATGTGATGGCTGGCCGTGTTCATGCAATTCTTAACCAAaggggtaaaaaaataaaactcttcctCGCGGTGGCAGATTGCGCTCAGGGTCCAGGACTCCGCGAAGCAGCGAAAAGCAAGGCTGGAGAAAGCCACAGGTCCCCCATGTCACCAAACCCAAGGAGCGGcaattaaatttcaaaagaagAGGCTGTTTGCGGCTGCTAACATTCCTctttgccttcctcctcctcctcgaaCCCTTTCAGCAGATCTCTCCAGCCTTGCCTCCCTCCCTTAAGATAGCGGGAAAATAGTTAAATGGCACCTCCCTACCACAAGGAGCAAACACACTCACTTGTGCTCCGTCCTGACCAACGCCCCCACCTAGCGGTTTAGGCTCGCCTGCTTCGCTTTCTTTTGCTAGGGTTTCTAAGAGAGCGCTGTTTTTTGCGAAATAATTAACTCTCTAGGGGTCTGATTTGGGTAGGTGGGGTGGAAGGATGGGCAGAGCCCCTTAAAAATTGGTGCAAAGGAGGCTTCCATTTACCGGTTTACCGGAGCTGTTGCTAGGTACTaggaaaggcaggaaagagaagaTTGTGCCTTTTCACCCAGCTGGCTGCAACAGCCCAGACCGCAGCCAGAGGATGTCTTTGGAGAGTTTCCACCTGATTAAGTACCCTCACTCTTAGTACaggaatgtgttttattttctttgcaacaCTTTAACCTTATGTGAAAGTATGTTAATTATTTACTTGTTCATTTGGTTATTGCCTGTCTGCCTCATCTAGAATGTAAACTGTTTGAAAACTGGGTCTGGGTCTACCCAGTTGACCTTTATACCCCAGATGCCTAGAAGAATTCCCGCATAGAGCAGGCATTTGATTTTTGCCTATTTGGCTGGCTTAGAGACCCAGAAATTTAGGCGACTTGAGTTAGGGTTATGTCACCTTGGGTTGAAAGCTCTTCTTTCAAAGGATCTGATCTCCATGACTTCTAAACTGAATGGATTGGCCAGATAATCTCTGGCTCCAAACTAAataattctcattaaaaaatgcTTATACTTATCTCGATATGTTCAATTATAAGGTCGTTTTTATTGTATGCGTTCTAGCTGCCAGATACTGGGGTATGTGCTTGGAACTTGCCTTTGGGATCACTTAGTTCTTACAGCTGAACAGGCAGTGTCCTTTCCTGgtacttttctttaaatgttctcTAACTTGTATTCTCACTCTACACATGTTTCTGTTAGGGCTGGAGGAGGAACTGAGTAGAGTCCCTGGGTCCTGGGACCTAGGTACTGGTAGTGCTTGGGGCCACATATGGTTCATACCTGGAAGTATTTAGTGATGCCTAAGGAGATGCACGGATGATACTGGTGGTCAGGGCCACCGAGCCAGTTTTTTATATTCCCCTTGAATTCCGATGATCTCCTCTCCAGGCGCTCTGTGGGAGGGAGCTTGCTCACTGCGAACTGTTCTCCCCAGAAGGCACAGAACTGCTGAGCGGCTGGAATGGGAGGGTGGAGCTGATGGTTAAATTTCACAAACAGTGTGCTTCTGTTTGTGatacttttcacatttttgtagacagtttttttcccccttgcttttCCGGTTGACTCACAGTTAAAGGGGAGGGATTAAATGGAAAGTACAGATTCCTAAAATCAGATGTGAAAAATTAGTTTGTATTGTACCAAGAGTTCATGACTTCAAGCCTGAAGTATAAAATGCGGTATTGGCCATTTCCTTCTAAGGCAATATTACTGGTGCCTCCTTCTAACCTGGGTGTGGCCCATGGGACTGGATAAAATTCCAGAGTGGAGAGGTCAGAGACTGGGGCAGGCTCCACCTAGCAATGGCTTGGCCTGCTGGGATAGGAGAGGTAAGCAGGAGCCTAGTAAGGGACCTAGTAAGGCTGTACTGAGTGTGTGGGTCTAACTGGAGGGGCGTGTAGCAAGCTCGGAAGAAGAGGCAAGGACAGGACGTCCGCATCCCCATTCCAGTCAAAACTGCGTGCCCGGGTGTTAAGATTAGgaaaagggcggggggggggggggggttattggAGAAGAGGGCGATAGGACCCGGCGGGAGCCTCCTTGGCGGGGAAGGGAACAGGgcgggaggagaggaggaaaggagataGAAAAAGGGAAGGTGATGGGGAGCGGGCATCTGCACTCGCGACGCGACACGAGTTGCACGGCTCAGGCAGACCGGACCTGGACTCTATAAAAGGAGCCTATCCGCTCTGCCACTCACACGCTCCTCCCGGACTGGCGTGCGCCGctccctcctgcttccccagATACCTGCCCCTTCCCCAAGAGCCGCGCCAGGTCCCTCAGACCCTTGCGCCCAGCAGCATGGCTCCGAGCGGTGCCCGTGGGACCAAGGTGGCCGTGGCAACGTCGCGGTGCCAGTAGCCGCATCCCCAACCCCAGAGTCCCCCTTCTTGCGGCCCCGTCTCCGCGGGGCAGCTCTCCGGAGCGGCCAACGCGTGAAAAGAAGGGAGGGCAGAGCTCCGGCGCGCCGCGCGGCGCGGCGCGGCCCCCAGATTTCACCCCACCCAGATCTGGCGGCCGCAGCAGCCGCAGGAAACTGCCCCAGCCTGGGTAGGAGGGCGGGGATGCAAGACCAGGACTCCTCGCTGGCCTGCAAGCTTTGGTCTCGACAGCTAGGAAACTCCTGCGGCCCGAGTCTGCAGATCCGGGAGCTCCCGGGTTAGGAGACGCTCAGCCCCGAGCAATTGGGGTAAGAGATCCCACCTGGCCGAGACTCCCTTCTCAAACAAAACAACTCCCACCTCACCCAGACGCCCGGGTGGGAGCCGGAGCGGAGCGGGACTGCGTGGACCAGTCCTTAGCAACCTAGAGCTGAGACGGGGCGTAGTAAGGAGCCACCGGAGACTCGGAGGCAGCGCCTGGCGCACTGGAAGTGCAGGGGACGCACTGGCCAGCCTTGGCTGCCGCGCCCTTGACCTCTAGTTTCAGCTGGGAAGCTGGATGGAGTAATTCAGGAACCCACGGAACTGATTAGTAACCACGGAACAAGACTGTGGTCTCCTCTGAGGTCCTTTCGTCCTCTTACTAGTTCGCTCCATGCCCGAGAGCTGCGCTCGCTCGGGAGCCAGGGCGAACAGAGACATGGAGGAAGCGGGCGCTCAGTGCGCCCCGCCGCTGCCCGCGAGCTCCCAGACCCGGCTTTCTCAAGCCAACCTCTCCGCGGCTCCCTCCCAAAACTGCAGCGCCGAGGGCTACATTTACCAGGACTCCATCGCCCTGCCCTGGAAAGTAGTATTGGTCATGCTGCTGGCTCTCTTCACCTTGGCCACCACGCTCTCCAATGCGTTTGTGATCGCCACTGTGTACCGGACGCGGAAGCTCCATACCCCCGCCAACTACCTGATTGCCTCCCTGGCGGTCACCGACCTGCTGGTATCCATCCTGGTGATGCCCATCAGCACCATGTACACGGTCACCGGCCGCTGGACGCTAGGCCAGGTGGTCTGCGACTTCTGGCTGTCGTCGGACATCACCTGTTGCACTGCTTCCATCTTGCACCTCTGTGTCATCGCTTTGGACCGCTACTGGGCCATCACGGACGCCGTGGAGTACTCGGCTAAAAGGACTCCCAAGAGGGCGGCCGTCATGATCGCGCTGGTGTGGGTCTTCTCCATTTCCATCTCGCTGCCGCCCTTCTTCTGGCGTCAGGCCAAAGCCGAGGAGGAGGTGTCGGACTGCGTGGTGAACACGGACCACATCCTCTACACTGTCTACTCCACGGTGGGCGCTTTCTACTTCCCCACCCTGCTCCTCATCGCCCTCTATGGCCGCATCTATGTGGAAGCCCGCTCCCGGATTTTGAAACAGACACCTAACAGAACTGGCAAGCGCCTGACCCGAGCCCAACTGATAACTGACTCCCCCGGGTCCACATCTTCGGTCACCTCCATTAACTCACGAGCTCCAGACTTACCCAGCGAGTCAGGATCTCCTGTGTACGTGAATCAAGTCAAAGTGCGAGTCTCCGACGCCCTGCTGGAGAAGAAGAAACTCATGGCCGCTAGGGAGCGCAAAGCGACAAAGACCCTGGGGATCATTTTGGGAGCATTTATTGTGTGTTGGCTGCCCTTCTTCATCATTTCTCTGGCCATGCCTATCTGCAAGGATGCCTGCTGGTTCCACTTGGCCATCTTTGACTTCTTCACATGGCTGGGTTATCTCAACTCCCTCATCAACCCCATCATCTATACCATGTCCAATGAGGACTTCAAACAAGCGTTCCATAAACTGATACGCTTTAAGTGCACAAGCTGACTTGTTGGTGGCAGTGGGGTGGCCTAAGCGGCCTTTGGGGGGGCCATGTTGTGTCTGGTTCCACAGGTAGGTCGAGTCTTCTTTCACTGTTACTGGGTCTGAGAGGCTCTCTCTTCTGAGCAAGGGCAATGGATCCTGAAAAGGCAGGACAGCCATAAGAGAGACAGCTCTAAAGGAGAACTGTTCAAACTAAGGATAGAGCTCCTTGGTTGAGGAGGAGGCTCACTTTCTCCCCTCAAACCCCAGGTTCAGTACACTGACTCTGCAGCAGCCAATCACAACAGTGGATTGCAacttaaaatcaacaaaaaactaaacaaaacaaaaaatgatggtGGAAAAGGGATCTCTGCCTTGCTTTGGTATTGTGGATGATACCCTCTAGAACCAGAGGTACATGTAGTTGTTGTCTGAAGTTTGTCTGAGACAAACAGCCTGGAGGTACTTGAACTAGACACCAATACCCTGTGTTTTGGGAGAGACTTTATGTTACAGCTTAATTTAAGAACAGTTACTTTGGCATCCTTCAGtcttcattctgtttttgtttattgaaaCTTTGTTGGAGAAACTTGTGGATTTGGTGCTTCAAACCCCATACACATGGGCTTGGATGGCACAGAGAAACCTTGAAGAGTTAACACAATTCTGATGAGAAGATCTCTATTTTTTATTGGAACTGGGTGGATGGAAATGGGAGATGGGGGAGCATTCAACTGAAAACCAACACCTATGATTGTTTGTTTTCTGCagatttgcaatttttaaattcatatttagtGATGGTCAAACCACATTTCTAACAACTCAGACAAAACATTATGTGTGCTAGTGCCAAAGTATGCaggttgctttatttttcctcctaatTTCATGTACTGCCATTTTACACATTTAAATCCCCATAAATGGAGGATAGGATGGGTGACTCGGCCCAAGCTGCTTGCTATATTTCTTATTAATGCCACTGATTAAAATGATGAGTATCTGATATATCAGCTCCTTGGCAAGCAAAGTATTTTTAATCCGTATCCACTTGAATGACACATGAAGGGGTCAGATGAGATAGGAATTGTTCTTATACAGTTAAGGAATGGGTGGCAATATAAGGATGTATATTTTGACTTGtaaaaaatcttaaatgcatGAGACTTTTTTCTAATAGTCATTTGCACTCTCCTTCTCATCTGTAATTCCTTTGTGTGCTAACACAGAAAGTGACCAAGAGAACTAGCTCCTTTctcaaaaaaatcttcaaaatgtaATAAAACCCCTAACAATTATATTAAGGATAAAAActtcttttcccttcctattGAAGTTCAAGTAGAAACAACAATTACTAGAAAATGGCATGCAAGGATTTTAGAaaagcttagagaagttaaaatgGAGCCCGTTTCCTTGTAACTTGTGGAACCAAACCTCAGACGTAATAGGTAACAAGGAAACTAACGAGCTTTTGAACCTTGGAAATTTGTCACTGACCTGACACCTCAATGAATATAATATCAGTAATACTTtaaatttgtctctctctctttttttttttccaaatttcaaaGCTACTTAGTTGTTATCTCAGATTCACTCTGAGAACTCCCCAACACAGGGCAgtgttaaaagatgaaaaatgcatTATCTAAATAAAGTGGGGTAGCCCCAAAGGATCATCTACACAGAAAATGAATGTGTCTGTGGGACATTTATTATGCCAAAGAAGATTCACACTCCATGCTTTAGAGAGCTTTTTGCAGTTGACACCTTTTGTCTGTAGAAGCAAGTTGTCTTTGTAAAATGGATTCACTCTCTGCTTGAAGCTCCCCAGTCCAGACTGTCAGACAATAGATGTATTGAACTGAAGTACACGCTTCCTAGCTGTGCAAACCTTTACTCTGGCATAATGTCACTTGAAAATATGCTATTCAAAGATTCACATGTAAACTATGTAAGAAAGAGAATTTTGATTAACATTGTCACCTGTCACTGGAGGAAGATAAAATTTTAGGCATGAGATAATCctatatttctgctgtatccccAAGTCTctatgttggtttttttggtgCCACTTCTCCTATGGAGAAATCTAGCTTACTACTGAGAGAACTGTGCATAGAGCAcagtgtctgtttttatgttatTAATGTGTCTGTCTTTTGTTTATGCAGCTGCATTTCCTTGAGCCTAAGAAGCAATTAAACCAACTTCTAGGAGCCTGAGAGGCAGAAATCAATAGAAACCAAGAGCCACTTACAAATGATTTCTTTATGGGATACCTGCAATGATGGTGttctcatattaaaaaatacagtcaATTTTGTCAAATGGGTTGTTTGCCATTAATAAACTACCTACCTAATTTTTTGCTTGACTATTTGGCTGAATTGACTGGAATTGGGGCATACTGTGTGATGTAGAAGCTTGCACACCTTTGTAGTTATAAGACATCCAGACTCCTCATCTTGCACTGCACATGATTATGCAAAGTGTATTATTCAACCCAGGGTTATGTAGTTAAGACTGTTAAGCTCCTTTTCAGTTACTGCTGCCTATAGCAGCATTTGTTTCACAAACTAGacatatggctttttttttgcagAGTATTATATGGGAGATGGAAATATTTAACttacatagaaatgaaaatatattttcattggcTGTggtaataaataacattttccatATTGTTTAATTGCACAGAttttcacacacatatatgaatgtgTACTTATCCCCAAATACcaatttgtcttgtttttctaggaattttagagtttcctttttaaaaatggacactGCACCTAGGAATGAATGGCTATTAAATGCAACAAATTTCCTACAGAACAATATTCttcactttccctctctgttaTCTTTGTTTTACCTTCTTGAACCAGGAAACCATAAGTGGACTGTCATTCACTCAAGCAGCAAAATCTCCGATTATGTGTATTTGATCGAGTTGCTGTGATTGAAAATTGCTTTTGGTATTCCACCTTTCCAAAAATGTgtaattgaaaatgaaat
The nucleotide sequence above comes from Phacochoerus africanus isolate WHEZ1 chromosome 2, ROS_Pafr_v1, whole genome shotgun sequence. Encoded proteins:
- the HTR1B gene encoding 5-hydroxytryptamine receptor 1B; its protein translation is MPESCARSGARANRDMEEAGAQCAPPLPASSQTRLSQANLSAAPSQNCSAEGYIYQDSIALPWKVVLVMLLALFTLATTLSNAFVIATVYRTRKLHTPANYLIASLAVTDLLVSILVMPISTMYTVTGRWTLGQVVCDFWLSSDITCCTASILHLCVIALDRYWAITDAVEYSAKRTPKRAAVMIALVWVFSISISLPPFFWRQAKAEEEVSDCVVNTDHILYTVYSTVGAFYFPTLLLIALYGRIYVEARSRILKQTPNRTGKRLTRAQLITDSPGSTSSVTSINSRAPDLPSESGSPVYVNQVKVRVSDALLEKKKLMAARERKATKTLGIILGAFIVCWLPFFIISLAMPICKDACWFHLAIFDFFTWLGYLNSLINPIIYTMSNEDFKQAFHKLIRFKCTS